The following proteins come from a genomic window of Frankia casuarinae:
- a CDS encoding gamma-glutamylcyclotransferase has translation MTLYAAYAGNLDPAQMKERAPHSPVTGTGWINGWRLTFGGENVGWDGALPTIVEAPGAHAYVLLYDLDRYDLERLDVWEGADTGLYTRIRVRVSTLDGEALAWTYVLDAYEGGLPSRRYLEMIADSAEKAGAPADYVAELRSRPTA, from the coding sequence ATGACCTTGTACGCGGCTTACGCCGGCAACCTCGACCCGGCGCAGATGAAGGAGCGGGCCCCGCACTCGCCCGTGACCGGCACTGGATGGATCAATGGCTGGCGTCTCACGTTCGGCGGTGAAAACGTCGGTTGGGATGGAGCCTTGCCGACCATCGTCGAGGCTCCGGGTGCTCACGCGTACGTCCTTCTGTACGACCTCGACCGTTACGACCTGGAACGGCTCGACGTCTGGGAGGGCGCGGACACCGGCCTGTACACCCGCATCCGGGTGCGGGTCTCCACCCTTGATGGGGAGGCCCTCGCCTGGACCTATGTTCTCGACGCCTACGAGGGAGGACTCCCGTCGCGCCGGTACCTCGAGATGATCGCCGATTCCGCGGAGAAGGCCGGGGCACCCGCCGATTACGTGGCCGAACTCCGTTCGCGACCGACCGCATGA
- a CDS encoding NAD(P)H-quinone dehydrogenase yields MTRIVILGGGPGGYEAALVGASLGATVTVIDSEGVGGACVLTDCVPSKTLIATSETMTNLALAPGLGVRPHSLGSGPEPALPPVAWGISTGTDSGTRPLTPPEVVNVDAEQVYERVRDLAKAQSLDIERRLEREKVDVVHASGRLVGPHAVETSTGETFVGDVILIATGASPRDLPTARPDGERILTWRHLYDLKEIPEHLVVVGSGVTGAEFASAYRALGAEVTLVSSRERVLPGEDPDAARVIEDVFVRRGIEVLNRSRAASVRRIGDGVIVELTDGRTVTGSHALMAVGSVPRTKGLGLTDVGVRLGPGGHVNVDRMSRTSVPGVYAAGDCTGVLPLASVAAMQGRIAMWHALGEAVTPLRLGTVSSNIFTEPEIATVGVTQVMKDTGAVAAEVTTVPLSRNPRAKMMGIEDGFVKLFCRPGSGSVLGGVIVAPRASELILSISLAVEHGLTVDQIAHTFSIYPSLSGSITEAARVLRTRDFFAGFDNPE; encoded by the coding sequence GTGACTCGCATCGTCATTCTTGGTGGAGGGCCCGGAGGCTACGAGGCGGCTCTCGTCGGCGCCTCACTCGGCGCGACGGTCACCGTCATCGACTCGGAGGGGGTCGGTGGTGCCTGTGTGCTCACCGACTGCGTTCCCTCCAAAACCTTGATCGCAACTTCGGAGACCATGACGAACCTCGCTCTAGCTCCCGGCCTGGGTGTCCGCCCGCATAGTCTTGGCTCTGGGCCGGAACCGGCGTTGCCCCCCGTGGCCTGGGGGATCAGTACCGGCACGGACTCGGGCACCCGGCCGCTCACGCCCCCGGAGGTCGTCAATGTGGATGCGGAGCAGGTGTACGAACGGGTCCGTGATCTAGCCAAGGCCCAGTCCCTGGACATCGAGCGCCGGCTCGAGCGCGAGAAGGTCGATGTCGTGCACGCCTCTGGGCGCCTCGTCGGGCCGCACGCAGTCGAGACCAGCACCGGTGAAACCTTCGTCGGTGATGTGATTTTGATCGCGACCGGCGCCTCACCACGCGACCTCCCCACGGCCCGGCCAGATGGTGAGCGGATTCTCACCTGGCGCCACCTCTACGACCTCAAGGAGATACCCGAACATCTGGTCGTCGTCGGTTCCGGCGTCACCGGAGCCGAGTTCGCCAGCGCGTATCGGGCGCTTGGCGCCGAGGTCACGCTGGTTTCCTCGCGCGAACGCGTGCTGCCGGGGGAGGACCCGGATGCCGCCCGGGTCATCGAGGATGTGTTCGTGCGGCGTGGGATCGAGGTGCTCAACCGATCGAGGGCGGCGTCGGTACGGCGCATCGGGGACGGTGTGATCGTCGAGCTGACCGACGGCCGGACCGTTACGGGAAGCCACGCTCTGATGGCGGTTGGTTCGGTACCACGCACCAAGGGCCTGGGACTGACTGACGTGGGGGTACGGCTTGGGCCTGGTGGGCATGTGAACGTGGACCGGATGTCGCGGACCTCGGTGCCGGGTGTCTACGCGGCCGGTGACTGCACCGGAGTCCTCCCGCTCGCATCGGTCGCCGCGATGCAGGGGCGTATCGCCATGTGGCACGCCCTCGGCGAGGCCGTCACACCCTTGCGGCTCGGGACGGTGTCGTCCAACATCTTCACCGAGCCGGAAATCGCCACCGTCGGAGTCACGCAGGTGATGAAGGACACCGGGGCAGTCGCAGCCGAGGTGACCACAGTTCCACTCTCGCGGAATCCGCGGGCGAAGATGATGGGTATTGAGGACGGCTTCGTGAAACTGTTCTGCCGTCCGGGGAGTGGAAGTGTGCTTGGCGGTGTCATTGTCGCGCCGCGTGCATCCGAACTCATCCTCTCTATCTCGCTCGCGGTCGAACACGGTCTGACCGTCGATCAAATCGCACATACGTTCTCGATCTACCCGTCGCTCTCCGGATCGATCACCGAGGCGGCTCGCGTCCTGCGTACGCGCGACTTCTTCGCGGGATTCGACAACCCAGAGTGA
- a CDS encoding DUF5313 family protein → MDGNDSPTVSGQDRKLAVARPVVQRPPLTGRVHYLLGGTLPPAYNDWVSHDLTGPGWRLRQATRPFLLMLPFALIFALLPGELEVRAIVVAFLLISGIGLGFATSGFFRNRRLEQHGFPPIFPTSDDEDEGDGDNS, encoded by the coding sequence ATGGACGGTAACGACAGCCCGACGGTGAGCGGCCAGGACCGGAAGCTGGCGGTGGCCCGCCCGGTCGTTCAGCGACCACCGCTGACCGGGCGAGTGCACTACCTGCTTGGGGGGACCCTTCCTCCGGCCTACAACGACTGGGTCTCGCATGACCTCACCGGCCCCGGCTGGAGGCTGCGCCAGGCGACACGGCCCTTCCTGCTGATGTTGCCCTTCGCGCTGATCTTTGCCCTGCTGCCCGGTGAGCTCGAAGTCCGAGCCATCGTCGTCGCGTTTCTTCTGATTTCTGGGATCGGGCTCGGCTTCGCCACCAGCGGGTTCTTCCGGAACCGCCGGCTGGAACAGCATGGCTTTCCTCCAATTTTCCCCACGAGCGACGATGAGGACGAGGGGGACGGGGACAACTCGTAG
- a CDS encoding acetyl/propionyl/methylcrotonyl-CoA carboxylase subunit alpha — MRKILIANRGEIAVRVARACRDAGYTSVAVYAEPDINALHVRVADEAFALGGATPGDSYLRIDKILDACESSGADAVHPGYGFLSENADFAEAVISAGLTWIGPPPEAIRRLGDKTAARHIALAVGAPLAPGTADPVAGVDEVVTFAGQYGLPVAIKAAFGGGGRGLKVAWTAEELPELFDSAVREAVAAFGRGECFVERYLDQPRHVETQILADTHGNVVVVGTRDCSLQRRYQKLVEEAPAPFLSEAQLHSLYDASRAICKKAGYVGAGTVEFLVARDGMISFLEVNTRLQVEHPVTEEVSGVDLVRAQFRIAEGEALDFTDPAPRGHSIEFRINGEDPGRNFLPAPGTVTKLIAPAGPGVRLDTGIESGSVIGGAFDSLLAKLIITGATRQEALQRARRALDEMVIEGMATALPFHRAVVRDPAFAPEDAAEPFRIHNRWIETEFDNTIPAFAGGTEADTTPEPRETVVVEVSGKRLEVVLPAGFGSAPVAASRGAAPKRRARGTAAARVTGDALASPMQGTIVKVAVNDGDTVSAGDLIIVLEAMKMEQPINAHRDGTVTGLAATVGAVVTSGTVLCEIKD; from the coding sequence GTGCGTAAGATCCTCATCGCCAATCGGGGAGAAATCGCGGTTCGAGTGGCCCGCGCCTGCCGCGACGCCGGATACACCAGCGTCGCAGTCTACGCGGAACCAGATATCAATGCCCTGCACGTACGCGTTGCTGACGAGGCATTTGCGTTGGGAGGCGCGACCCCTGGTGATTCGTACCTGCGCATCGACAAAATTCTCGATGCCTGCGAGTCCTCCGGGGCCGACGCCGTCCACCCGGGATACGGTTTTCTCTCGGAGAATGCGGACTTCGCGGAGGCCGTGATCTCCGCAGGCCTCACCTGGATCGGCCCGCCGCCGGAGGCCATCCGCCGTCTCGGAGACAAGACCGCGGCCCGGCATATTGCACTAGCGGTCGGCGCGCCGCTCGCGCCCGGCACCGCAGACCCCGTGGCCGGCGTCGATGAGGTTGTCACCTTCGCCGGGCAGTACGGCCTTCCGGTTGCCATCAAGGCCGCTTTTGGTGGCGGAGGGCGCGGACTGAAGGTCGCTTGGACCGCGGAGGAGCTCCCCGAACTGTTTGACAGTGCCGTCCGGGAGGCGGTCGCGGCGTTCGGTCGCGGGGAATGCTTCGTCGAGCGGTATCTGGACCAGCCGCGCCACGTCGAGACCCAGATCCTGGCGGATACGCACGGCAACGTCGTCGTGGTCGGTACCCGCGACTGCTCACTCCAGCGCCGTTACCAGAAGCTCGTGGAGGAGGCGCCGGCACCGTTTCTCTCGGAGGCTCAGCTCCACTCGCTGTACGACGCCTCGAGGGCGATCTGCAAGAAAGCCGGCTATGTCGGGGCCGGGACCGTCGAGTTCCTCGTCGCCCGCGATGGCATGATCAGCTTCCTTGAAGTCAACACCCGCCTCCAGGTCGAGCATCCGGTGACCGAAGAGGTCTCCGGAGTGGACCTGGTTCGTGCCCAGTTCCGTATCGCCGAGGGTGAGGCACTCGACTTCACCGATCCGGCTCCTCGCGGTCACTCCATCGAATTCCGCATCAACGGTGAGGATCCCGGCCGTAACTTCCTTCCCGCACCCGGCACGGTCACCAAGCTGATCGCGCCGGCCGGCCCCGGCGTCCGGCTCGATACCGGCATCGAAAGCGGCAGCGTCATCGGCGGCGCCTTCGACTCCCTGCTCGCAAAGCTCATCATCACCGGAGCAACCCGGCAGGAAGCTCTGCAGCGGGCTCGGCGTGCCCTCGATGAGATGGTCATCGAGGGAATGGCGACGGCGCTGCCGTTCCACCGCGCGGTCGTACGGGATCCCGCCTTCGCCCCGGAGGACGCCGCAGAGCCTTTCCGTATCCACAACCGCTGGATCGAAACCGAGTTCGACAACACCATCCCGGCCTTCGCGGGAGGGACTGAGGCCGACACCACCCCCGAGCCGCGGGAGACCGTGGTTGTCGAGGTGAGCGGCAAACGCCTCGAAGTCGTGCTACCCGCCGGATTCGGTTCTGCCCCCGTCGCCGCTTCCCGGGGAGCGGCGCCCAAGCGGCGCGCTCGCGGCACGGCGGCGGCCAGGGTCACGGGCGACGCCCTGGCCAGTCCCATGCAGGGCACCATCGTGAAGGTCGCGGTCAACGACGGCGACACCGTTTCCGCGGGTGATCTGATCATTGTTCTGGAAGCGATGAAGATGGAACAGCCGATCAACGCGCATCGGGATGGCACGGTCACCGGACTGGCTGCGACCGTCGGCGCCGTTGTCACCAGCGGCACCGTGCTCTGTGAGATCAAAGACTAG
- a CDS encoding acyl-CoA carboxylase subunit epsilon, whose translation MVQDDDRRASQPRLQLIRGEATPEEIAAVVALLTARAVPSSAPATRRSSWASPTLALRGSLTTGPGAWQRSGMTPGARTRADW comes from the coding sequence GTGGTTCAGGACGATGACAGGCGGGCGAGTCAGCCTCGGCTGCAGCTGATCCGCGGTGAGGCGACGCCGGAGGAGATCGCCGCCGTGGTGGCGCTCCTGACGGCTCGCGCCGTTCCCTCGTCGGCACCGGCCACCCGCCGTTCGTCCTGGGCCAGCCCGACGCTGGCGCTCCGTGGCAGTCTCACCACCGGACCGGGGGCGTGGCAAAGGTCCGGGATGACGCCGGGTGCGCGCACTCGAGCCGACTGGTGA
- a CDS encoding acyl-CoA carboxylase subunit beta, protein MALPASAEDSAPDPHTTAGRLAHLRRVNDDAVHAGSQRAVDAQHAKGKMTARERVEAFLDPGSFVETDAFARHRAHDFGVQANRPYGDGVVTGYGTVDGRQVCVFSQDFTVFGGSLGEVFGEKIVKIMDLALKTGCPVVGINDSGGARIQEGVVSLGLYGEIFYRNVMASGVVPQLSLIMGPCAGGAVYSPAITDFTLMVDQTSHMFITGPDVIKEVTGEDVGMEELGGAHTHNSRSGVAHFQSADETECLELARALLSFLPSNNLDDAPSYDAVDDLDAEIDPDLDTFIPDSPNTPYDMHQIIERVLDEGDFLEVHAQFAQNMIVGFGRVDGRSIGVVANQPMQFAGTLDIDASEKAARFVRTCDAFNIPVLTLVDVPGFLPGTSQEWNGIIRRGAKLIYAYAEATVPKVTVITRKAYGGAYDVMGSKHLRADINLAWPTAEIAVMGARGAVNIIYRRDLARSESPETRRAELIQDYTDHFATPYIAAERGYLDAVISPSETRRELIRALRLLRTKRESLPPKKHGNIPL, encoded by the coding sequence ATGGCTCTTCCCGCGTCCGCAGAGGATTCCGCTCCCGACCCGCACACCACCGCAGGCCGACTCGCCCACCTGCGGCGCGTGAACGATGATGCCGTCCACGCCGGGTCCCAGCGAGCGGTCGACGCGCAGCATGCCAAGGGCAAGATGACAGCCCGCGAACGGGTCGAGGCCTTCCTCGACCCCGGGTCGTTCGTCGAGACCGACGCCTTCGCCCGCCATCGCGCGCACGACTTCGGCGTCCAGGCCAACCGGCCGTACGGCGACGGCGTGGTGACCGGGTACGGGACTGTCGACGGCCGGCAGGTCTGCGTGTTCAGCCAGGACTTCACCGTTTTCGGTGGCAGCCTGGGTGAGGTCTTCGGTGAGAAGATCGTCAAAATCATGGATCTTGCGTTGAAGACGGGCTGCCCCGTCGTGGGCATCAACGACTCCGGCGGAGCGCGTATCCAGGAGGGTGTCGTCTCCCTCGGTCTGTACGGCGAAATCTTCTACCGCAACGTGATGGCCTCCGGCGTCGTCCCACAGCTCTCACTGATCATGGGGCCATGCGCCGGTGGCGCCGTGTACTCTCCGGCGATCACCGACTTTACCCTGATGGTCGACCAGACCAGCCACATGTTCATCACCGGCCCCGACGTGATCAAGGAGGTCACCGGCGAGGACGTGGGCATGGAGGAACTGGGTGGCGCACACACCCACAACTCCCGCAGCGGTGTCGCGCACTTCCAGTCGGCCGACGAGACGGAGTGCCTCGAACTCGCCCGTGCGCTGCTGTCGTTCCTTCCGTCGAACAATCTCGACGACGCCCCGAGCTACGACGCCGTGGACGATCTGGACGCCGAGATCGACCCGGATCTCGACACGTTCATCCCCGACTCCCCGAACACTCCGTACGACATGCACCAGATCATCGAGCGGGTCCTCGACGAGGGTGACTTTCTCGAGGTCCACGCTCAGTTCGCCCAGAACATGATCGTCGGATTCGGCCGGGTGGATGGACGTTCTATCGGGGTGGTCGCCAACCAGCCGATGCAGTTCGCCGGCACCCTCGACATCGACGCCAGCGAGAAGGCCGCCCGGTTCGTCCGGACCTGCGACGCATTCAACATCCCGGTGCTGACTCTGGTCGACGTCCCCGGCTTCCTTCCCGGCACCTCCCAGGAGTGGAACGGCATCATTCGCCGTGGCGCCAAGCTGATCTACGCCTACGCAGAGGCCACCGTACCGAAAGTGACGGTGATCACTCGGAAGGCCTACGGCGGTGCCTACGACGTCATGGGGTCCAAGCACCTGCGGGCGGACATCAACCTTGCCTGGCCAACCGCCGAGATCGCGGTGATGGGCGCCCGGGGTGCCGTCAACATCATCTATCGACGGGATCTAGCCAGGTCCGAGTCACCGGAGACTCGTCGGGCCGAGCTGATCCAAGACTACACCGATCACTTCGCGACCCCTTACATCGCGGCGGAACGGGGCTATCTCGACGCGGTCATCAGCCCGTCGGAAACGCGGCGCGAGCTCATTCGAGCACTGCGTCTGCTGCGTACCAAGCGTGAATCCCTGCCACCGAAGAAGCACGGCAACATCCCGCTATAG
- a CDS encoding biotin--[acetyl-CoA-carboxylase] ligase, which translates to MPPSKEPAPAGPSPEQPASGKLPSGKPSPASPRARPAGEGRFSSVGTREPLDAARLAARAAAVGLDLTVVEETDSTNAALARIARGEDTARGEDTARGRGRVLVAERQTAGRGRLDRSWESRPGAGLTVSLLLQPRLPMSLFGWLPMVVGTSLLATLREVAAVPAVLKWPNDVLVDDAKLAGILVEVVQVPLSSPSVIIGFGLNVMAERDELPERSTSLLLSGALPAALDRTELLGVVLADLVGAITGWEADPQAARAEYLRVCATIGRRVRVELPDGSAVLGTATDVDPDGRLVVNGRPYSAADIVHLR; encoded by the coding sequence GTGCCACCCTCGAAGGAGCCCGCACCCGCGGGACCCTCTCCCGAGCAGCCCGCGTCCGGCAAGCTCCCGTCCGGCAAGCCCTCGCCGGCGTCCCCTCGGGCCCGCCCTGCCGGAGAGGGGCGATTCTCGTCCGTCGGAACACGTGAACCGCTGGACGCCGCACGCCTCGCGGCCCGTGCCGCCGCGGTCGGTCTCGACCTGACGGTGGTAGAGGAGACCGACTCGACCAACGCCGCGCTGGCGCGCATCGCCCGGGGCGAAGACACCGCCCGGGGCGAAGACACCGCCCGCGGCCGGGGACGGGTTCTCGTCGCCGAACGGCAGACGGCGGGTCGTGGTCGGCTCGACCGATCATGGGAGTCTCGCCCTGGTGCCGGGTTGACGGTCTCGCTGCTGCTGCAACCCCGGCTACCGATGTCACTGTTCGGCTGGCTGCCCATGGTGGTCGGAACCTCGCTTCTGGCGACGCTACGCGAGGTGGCGGCGGTTCCCGCAGTCCTGAAATGGCCCAATGACGTTCTCGTTGACGATGCGAAGCTCGCCGGCATCCTGGTCGAGGTCGTCCAGGTCCCACTATCGTCACCCTCGGTGATTATCGGTTTTGGGTTGAATGTCATGGCGGAGCGTGACGAGCTCCCGGAGCGGTCGACAAGCCTGCTGCTCAGCGGCGCGCTTCCGGCGGCTCTGGACCGGACCGAGCTGCTCGGGGTGGTACTCGCGGATCTCGTCGGGGCGATCACTGGCTGGGAGGCCGACCCGCAAGCGGCTCGCGCGGAGTACCTACGGGTGTGCGCGACGATCGGCAGGCGGGTGCGCGTCGAGCTGCCGGACGGTTCGGCGGTGCTCGGGACCGCCACCGACGTTGACCCCGACGGCCGGCTCGTCGTCAACGGGCGACCCTACAGCGCCGCCGACATCGTTCACCTGCGGTGA
- a CDS encoding PH domain-containing protein: MAFPDDILTQDEEVVLHVHPHWVSLVVPAFWTVAALLFAVLGVFFAPGGVLQKPIQYLVLLVAFGAIGYLSVMPWLRRMTTHYVVTNHRLVIREGVVTRVGRDVPLAWLVGATVQQNVIDRLLGSGELIIEAVGQRGRVSLSCMPHAERVQETLADLSAPYQSRGYPGA, translated from the coding sequence GTGGCGTTTCCCGACGATATCCTCACCCAGGACGAAGAGGTTGTCCTTCATGTGCACCCGCACTGGGTCAGCCTGGTAGTCCCGGCGTTCTGGACGGTTGCCGCCCTCCTTTTCGCCGTGCTGGGGGTTTTCTTCGCACCCGGAGGGGTGTTGCAGAAGCCCATCCAGTATCTCGTGCTTCTGGTCGCCTTCGGTGCGATCGGTTACCTGAGTGTGATGCCATGGTTACGTCGGATGACGACCCATTACGTCGTGACGAACCATCGACTGGTGATCCGCGAAGGGGTCGTCACGCGGGTCGGGCGTGACGTCCCGCTCGCCTGGTTGGTTGGCGCGACGGTGCAGCAGAACGTCATCGACCGGCTTCTGGGCTCGGGTGAGCTGATCATTGAGGCGGTGGGGCAGCGGGGCCGGGTCAGCCTGTCGTGTATGCCGCACGCCGAGCGGGTGCAGGAAACCCTCGCCGATCTCTCCGCGCCCTACCAGTCACGGGGCTATCCGGGGGCCTGA
- a CDS encoding TetR/AcrR family transcriptional regulator: MTPFSLASSHPGGRPRDESRDQAIRTATLDLLAEVGYDGVTMDRVATRARAGKATIYRRWPSKLALVMDAVNAFTEQRMPAPDNGSLRLDILEFLTSFHDAIRGDRGRILAELISEMPRNPGLRDALRRGLWMQRQASSEAIIERGIARGEVRPDVDRTVLIELGTAVILQRVLLTGDPVDQTFLEMIVDDIVIRYAA; this comes from the coding sequence GTGACCCCGTTCTCGCTCGCGTCGTCGCACCCCGGCGGCCGACCTCGCGACGAGAGCCGGGACCAGGCGATCCGCACCGCCACCCTGGACCTTCTGGCCGAGGTCGGATACGACGGTGTGACGATGGACCGGGTGGCCACCCGGGCGCGAGCCGGCAAGGCCACCATCTACCGGCGCTGGCCGTCAAAGCTCGCCCTGGTGATGGACGCGGTCAACGCCTTCACCGAGCAGCGGATGCCGGCACCCGACAACGGCTCCCTCCGCCTGGACATCCTTGAGTTCCTGACCTCGTTCCATGACGCGATCCGCGGCGATCGGGGACGGATCCTCGCGGAACTGATCTCGGAGATGCCGCGCAATCCCGGTCTGCGCGACGCCCTGCGCCGCGGCCTCTGGATGCAACGCCAGGCGAGCTCGGAAGCCATCATCGAACGCGGGATCGCCCGCGGCGAGGTCCGCCCGGACGTCGACCGCACGGTACTCATAGAACTCGGAACCGCCGTCATCCTCCAACGGGTGCTGCTGACCGGAGACCCGGTCGATCAGACGTTCCTGGAGATGATCGTCGACGACATCGTGATCCGTTACGCGGCCTGA
- a CDS encoding GtrA family protein translates to MRHRQTRSPVQVLVHEMGKFGLVGGACYAIDFLVSNLCHTLLGMGPLSAKTVSTVVAATFSYIGNRQWSFNHRARTGLRREYTLFVILNTVGLLIALGCLGFARYVLDLKGVLAFNLFGNIIGTGLGTVFRFWAYKKWVFLHPDHPKAATSCGARQDGRRHIPEHAGRI, encoded by the coding sequence GTGAGACACCGACAGACCCGCTCACCGGTGCAGGTACTCGTCCACGAGATGGGCAAGTTCGGGCTGGTCGGCGGTGCGTGTTACGCCATCGACTTTCTCGTCTCCAACCTGTGCCACACGCTTCTCGGAATGGGTCCGCTCAGCGCGAAGACCGTCTCCACGGTGGTCGCCGCCACCTTTTCCTACATCGGGAACCGGCAATGGTCGTTCAACCATCGCGCCCGAACCGGTCTACGTCGCGAGTACACACTCTTCGTGATCCTGAATACGGTCGGGTTGCTGATCGCGCTCGGCTGCCTCGGGTTCGCACGCTATGTACTCGATCTCAAGGGCGTACTTGCGTTCAACCTGTTCGGTAACATCATCGGCACCGGGCTGGGCACCGTATTCCGGTTCTGGGCCTACAAGAAGTGGGTCTTCCTCCACCCGGACCACCCCAAGGCCGCCACGAGCTGCGGAGCCCGTCAGGACGGTCGTCGGCACATCCCGGAGCATGCGGGCCGGATCTGA
- a CDS encoding beta-class carbonic anhydrase, which yields MDTDDHTAVDPVADVHADDVHADTVRPADTVSPVSGAATATELLLSYAAGHPARRREAGLPALPGARPRLGVAVVACMDVRIQVEALLGLVEGDAHILRNAGGVITPDVVRSLAVSQHVLGTTEIILLHHTGCGLERITDDGFRDQLECKTGVRPEWAVYSFPDVEEDVRKSVRVLRSSPFLQSTTSVRGFVYQVETGALVEVLP from the coding sequence GTGGACACCGATGACCACACCGCTGTCGACCCCGTTGCCGATGTCCATGCAGACGATGTCCATGCGGACACCGTGCGCCCCGCGGATACGGTGAGCCCGGTGAGCGGCGCTGCCACGGCGACCGAACTCCTGCTGAGCTACGCTGCAGGTCACCCCGCCCGGCGGCGGGAGGCCGGGCTACCTGCCCTGCCCGGCGCGCGGCCGCGCCTGGGCGTCGCGGTGGTTGCGTGTATGGACGTGCGGATCCAGGTGGAGGCCTTGCTCGGTCTTGTCGAAGGTGACGCCCACATCCTGCGCAACGCCGGTGGTGTCATCACCCCGGATGTGGTCCGCTCGCTCGCCGTGAGCCAGCACGTGCTGGGAACGACGGAGATCATTCTTTTGCATCACACCGGGTGTGGTCTCGAAAGGATCACCGACGACGGGTTCCGGGACCAGTTGGAGTGCAAGACGGGCGTTCGTCCCGAATGGGCCGTGTATTCCTTTCCCGATGTCGAGGAGGACGTGCGCAAGTCCGTCAGGGTGCTGCGTTCGTCGCCGTTCCTGCAGTCCACCACCTCGGTACGCGGGTTCGTCTACCAGGTGGAGACCGGGGCACTGGTCGAGGTTCTGCCGTAG
- a CDS encoding UDP-glucose dehydrogenase family protein: MSTSPVLHLSVIGTGYLGATHAVCMAELGFEVIGVDIDATRTQRLAAGEVPFFEPGLEGLLRKNLEAGRLTFSSSLAEAVDRAEVHFICVGTPQRPDSGATDLRHVEAATNGLIAAGLRPGTLVVGKSTVPTGTAARLAGRLAAGAPGAELAWNPEFLREGSAVDDTLRPDRLVFGVVPGGTAEARLRTVYARTIKEGTPVIVTDFVTAEIVKVAANAFLATKISFINAMAEICDMTGGDVTELAAALAHDPRIGPRFLQAGIGFGGGCLPKDIRAFQARADELGVGSALAFLTEVDAVNTRARTRTVALATKALGGSPTGRMVAVLGAAFKPNSDDIRDSPALDVATALHRAGGHVSVYDPAAIPNARIHYPYLHYTDSVIRAVAGAEIVLVLTEWSEFREIDPAALRPHVSRPIVIDGRHVLDPAVWRDAGWIYHALGRPLA; this comes from the coding sequence GTGAGCACGTCACCGGTTCTTCACCTCAGCGTCATCGGCACCGGCTATCTGGGCGCGACACATGCCGTGTGCATGGCGGAACTGGGTTTCGAGGTCATCGGTGTCGATATCGACGCGACCAGGACGCAGCGGCTCGCCGCGGGTGAGGTGCCCTTCTTCGAGCCCGGTCTGGAAGGGCTACTCCGCAAGAACCTGGAGGCGGGACGGCTGACCTTCTCGAGTTCGCTCGCCGAGGCGGTTGACCGGGCCGAGGTGCATTTCATCTGCGTGGGAACACCGCAACGGCCCGATTCCGGCGCGACGGACCTGCGCCACGTCGAGGCGGCGACGAATGGTCTGATCGCGGCCGGGCTGCGGCCCGGGACGCTGGTGGTGGGCAAGTCGACGGTTCCCACGGGCACCGCGGCCCGGCTGGCCGGACGACTTGCCGCCGGCGCCCCGGGCGCGGAACTTGCGTGGAATCCCGAGTTCCTCCGGGAGGGGTCCGCCGTCGACGACACCCTGCGGCCGGACCGCCTGGTCTTCGGGGTCGTCCCGGGTGGCACCGCCGAGGCACGGCTGCGGACGGTCTACGCCAGAACGATCAAAGAAGGCACACCCGTCATCGTCACCGACTTCGTCACGGCCGAAATCGTGAAGGTCGCCGCGAACGCCTTCCTCGCGACGAAAATCTCCTTCATCAACGCGATGGCCGAGATCTGCGACATGACCGGGGGGGACGTGACCGAACTCGCCGCCGCCCTGGCCCACGACCCCAGGATCGGGCCCCGGTTCCTCCAGGCCGGCATCGGCTTCGGCGGCGGCTGCCTACCCAAGGACATCCGTGCCTTCCAGGCCCGTGCGGACGAGCTGGGAGTCGGCTCCGCGCTGGCCTTCCTCACCGAGGTCGACGCCGTCAACACGCGGGCCCGGACGCGGACGGTGGCGCTGGCCACCAAGGCGCTGGGGGGCTCGCCGACGGGCCGGATGGTGGCGGTCCTCGGTGCCGCCTTCAAACCGAATTCCGATGACATCCGCGACTCGCCCGCCCTCGACGTGGCCACCGCGCTGCACCGCGCCGGCGGCCACGTGTCCGTCTACGACCCCGCGGCGATCCCGAACGCCCGCATTCACTATCCGTACCTGCACTACACCGACTCGGTGATACGGGCCGTGGCAGGCGCGGAGATCGTCCTGGTCCTGACGGAATGGAGTGAGTTCCGCGAGATCGACCCGGCCGCCCTACGGCCGCACGTCAGCAGACCCATCGTCATCGACGGACGGCACGTCCTGGATCCCGCGGTCTGGCGGGATGCCGGCTGGATCTACCACGCGCTCGGACGGCCACTCGCGTGA